The genomic window CAGGTGATTCTCGTCTCGCTGGCAGAGCTCGCTGTGCTTTCTTTTGTCAACCATTTCGGCTCGGGGGCCACGGCAGCATACGGCGCCGTGAATCAGATCGTGAGCTACGTGCAATTCCCGGCTATCTCGATTGGGATGGCGGCGTCGATCTTCACGGCCCAGGCCATCGGCGCGCGCCGCGAAGACCTGGTCGTCAAGGTGGTCCACTCAGCCGTTGGCGTCAACTACGCGGTTGGCGGCGCCATCATCGGCACGTGCTACCTCTTCTCCCGCGCGATTCTCGGTTGGTTCATCACCGATCCCGGCACGCTTGAGGTCGCACACACGCTGCTTTTCGTCACGCTCTGGTCGTATCTTATCTTCGGCAATAGTGCGGCGATCAGCTGGGTCATTCGCGGCAGTGGTGACGTGATTGTGCCGATGATCAACGGCATCATAGGAATTTGGCTGGTCGAAGTGCCAGTGGCCTACATCCTCATGCAGCGCTACCAGCTTGTGGGCGTGTGGCTCGGCTACCCGATCTCCTTTATCGTGGTCTTGCTGCTCCAGTACGCATATTACTCGCTTTACTGGAAGCGCCAAACGCACGCCCGACTCGCTTAAAAGGAAACGCCGTGCGTTCACTATGTGCCTGGCCCACCGCGATCGGCCTTATGCTGTTTGCAAGTGTTGCCGCGGCGGTCACGCTGCCGCCGTCTGCGTTTACGTATAACGCTGCGGCACCGCTCGATGTCCGCGTGGCTTCGACCAAGGCGAGCGGCTCGCTCACCGTTCGCGACGTCACGTTCGCATCGCCGGCCGGCGGCCGCATCCGCGCGGAGATCATCGCTCCTTCCGGCGCAGCAGCTTCTCGGCCGGGCGTGCTGTTCGTGCATTGGCTGGGAGACGCCGCCACGACGAATCTCACGGAGTTCGTTCCCGACGCGACCGCGTTAGCCCAACGCGGCGCGGTCTGCATGCTCGTGGACGCCATGTGGTCGAAGCCCGACTGGTTTGAAAAGGGCCGCGCGCCGGCAACCGACTACCGCGACTCGATCCGCCAGGTCGTGGATCTGCGTCGCGCTCTCGACGTGCTTGCGGCGCAACCGGGCGTGGATCCCAAACGGATCGCATATGTCGGTCACGATTTCGGCTCGATGTACGGCGCGGTGTTGAGCGGCGTCGACACGCGGCCGCAGTGGTACGTGCTGATGGCGGGCACGACGTCGTTCAGCGCTTGGTATCTGCTTGGCGCGCAGCCGAAAGATAAAGCCGCGTACATCGCTCAGATGAAACCGCTCGATCCTCCCAGCTATTTGTCGCGTTCGAGCGCCCGCGGCTTCTATTTCCAATTCTCCGATCGCGACCAGTACGTATCAGCGCCAACCGCTCGCGCGTTCGCGGCAGCCGCCGGCGCGCGCGGCGAGATCCACTTCTACCACGCCGATCACGGCTTGAAAGGCGCGGCGATCCAGCACGATCGTCTGGTCTGGTTGGAAGGGCGAATCAAACTTCCGACAACCGCACCGTGATGCCCGACGCTGTGCGCTACTTATGAGGTTGAGCTAAGAACGCAGGTCGGCGGCGTCAAGGCTCCTTGCGGCATCCCACGCGAACGTCGCGAGCCAGTGCGTGGAGAGATAATCGTGGCCAACGGCCGCGTTCACGCCGGCGCGATAGAGACGTTCGGCCGATTCGAGCTCGCGCCGAAGGGCTAGCGCCTGTGCGATGCGCGCGAGCATCCCGGCGCGCGACAGGTTCAGACCGTGCAGGTGCACGATCTGGCCGTCGCTGACGTCCGGAACCTGCGCGACGGAAAGTATTGATGCTTCCGGTCTTAAATCGGGCATGAACGCGTTCCACCAGTCGCGGAAATCTCGCTGCGGCACGAGACGGCGCATCAGATCCGCTTCTGCAAGTCCGGGCGAGAGAAAGTCGTTCCCGCTCCGCTCCCACGCTTGAGGATACTCACGGTCGTCTGCGAACCACTCGTGCGCCTTCGTCTCGATCGCGCGCAGGAGCTTGGAGAACGATAGTTTTTGACCGGCGTCGAACATCAGTCCGAGCGCGAACGCCGTGTTGCCGTGCACACCGTGGCGTACGGGAATGGTCAGATTGCCAAGCCAGTCCACCGCGTTTGCGGCAAGCTGCGTGGCCAAGGCGCGCAATGGTTCCCGTGCCACTTCGATCGATGACGACTCGGCCGCTGCGGCCAGAAGCATCGCCCATGCCCAACCGTAGGGCCGTTCGTAGTGCGGCAATGCGGCGAAGTAGGCGCCTTCCGCCGCAATATTGTTCGCGGTCAGGTTTTGAACGACGGCGTCGTGCAACGCCTCGACACAAGCCGGATGATCCGAACGTGCCGCAAAATGGTCGAGGAGCTGCATCGCCGTCCAGTGCGAGTGCACGCTCGAGTGCCAGTCGAACGAGTTGCCGAATGCCGGATGCGCTGTGACGAAATTGAACGAAGCATCCGCCTCGCGGAAGAGATGCGAATCGTGATAAGGAAAGCGGGTCGTGATATTTGCGAGGACGACCGGTGCGATTCGCGGCGCGAGTTCGATTTGAAAGTCGTTCATGATCAGATAAACGGCAAAACGGACATGAAGCCGACGTTGACGGCAAAAAGCGCGAGCGCCGTAGGGATCTGGACCTTGATCTGCCCATATCGGTCGTGCATGCCGAGCAGCGCCGGCGGCACGAGATTGAAATTGGCGGCCATCGGCGTGCAAAGCGTTCCGCAATAACCCGCGAGCATGCCGATGGCGAACATCGGCGCCGGATGAGCGCCGAGCTGGACGACCAAGACCGGCCAGCCTATGGCCGCCGTCATGATCGGAAATGCCGCGAACGCGTTTCCCATCACGATCGTGAAGAGCGCCATGCCGACGGCATAAGCGACGACGGCCACAATTCGCGAATGCTCCGATACCGCGTGTTGGGCAAGCACGCCCACATCGGCGCCGACACCGGCCTGGGTGAAGAGGCCGCCCAAGACAGCCAGCATCTGCGGCAGCAGCACTGCCCAACCGATCGATTCGAGCAGCCTGCGGCCCTCGCTCAACGCGACAAAGGGTCGCTTTGGACGAAGGATCACCGCTCCGACGATCAGCGCTACGATGACGGCGACACCCAGGCCCACGAGCGTCGCCTGACCGGCCGCGAGCAAAGGCTTTCCTTCTACGCTGATTCTACTGATGCCGACGGAAAAAGCGATCGTCACCGCCGGAATCGTGAGTGCCGGCACGAACAAGAGGTCGCCCTTTCTGCGCGCGCTCCCTTCGCGCTCCGCGTCCGTCGTCGTGCTGACGGTTCCGGCCGACGTCAGCCCGCACCCGGCGATCAGTGCCATCGCGATGACCGACAGCCCCAAAGGCCAGTTCGGCAGCACCGTCAAGAAACTGCCGTAGAAAAACGAAAGACCGAGAAGCGTCCAAAACGTCGCGTTGGTCCACCGCTGCGGATGGCTGCGGTCGAGTGCGATTTCGATCCCCGTGAAGAGAAAGAATGCGCCCGCGAGCCAGTAGACCCACTCAGCTGTGATCACGCGCCGCGCCTCGCATCGCCGCGTTCTGATTCGAGCATCGC from Candidatus Eremiobacteraceae bacterium includes these protein-coding regions:
- a CDS encoding DUF2891 family protein, producing MNDFQIELAPRIAPVVLANITTRFPYHDSHLFREADASFNFVTAHPAFGNSFDWHSSVHSHWTAMQLLDHFAARSDHPACVEALHDAVVQNLTANNIAAEGAYFAALPHYERPYGWAWAMLLAAAAESSSIEVAREPLRALATQLAANAVDWLGNLTIPVRHGVHGNTAFALGLMFDAGQKLSFSKLLRAIETKAHEWFADDREYPQAWERSGNDFLSPGLAEADLMRRLVPQRDFRDWWNAFMPDLRPEASILSVAQVPDVSDGQIVHLHGLNLSRAGMLARIAQALALRRELESAERLYRAGVNAAVGHDYLSTHWLATFAWDAARSLDAADLRS
- a CDS encoding DUF979 domain-containing protein; protein product: MITAEWVYWLAGAFFLFTGIEIALDRSHPQRWTNATFWTLLGLSFFYGSFLTVLPNWPLGLSVIAMALIAGCGLTSAGTVSTTTDAEREGSARRKGDLLFVPALTIPAVTIAFSVGISRISVEGKPLLAAGQATLVGLGVAVIVALIVGAVILRPKRPFVALSEGRRLLESIGWAVLLPQMLAVLGGLFTQAGVGADVGVLAQHAVSEHSRIVAVVAYAVGMALFTIVMGNAFAAFPIMTAAIGWPVLVVQLGAHPAPMFAIGMLAGYCGTLCTPMAANFNLVPPALLGMHDRYGQIKVQIPTALALFAVNVGFMSVLPFI